In the genome of Gracilimonas sp., the window AAGACAACTTGTTACGATTTCTTGTCTTCTTACCCTTAGCGGACTGTCCCCATGGTGAACGCGGGTGTCCACCTGAAGCTTTACCTTCACCACCACCCATTGGGTGATCAACAGGGTTCATAGCAACACCACGAGTTTGTGGTCGTCTGCCTTTCCATCTGCTTCTACCAGCTTTGGCTATGGTCGTATTCATGTGATCAGGGTTACTGGTATTACCCACTGTTGCATAGCAAGTACCTAAGATCAAGCGAACTTCTCCAGATGGAAGTTTTACACTTACATAGCGATCTTGCTTACCGAGCAACTGAGCACTTGTACCAGCACTTCTGCACAAAGTACCACCTTGGCCAGGCTGTAATTCAATATTGTGAATGAACGTACCTGGAGGCATTTTCATCATTGGAAGTGCATTTCCTAAATCAGGAGCCGCAGTTTCTCCGGCAATGATTGTATCTCCTACTTTTAGCTTGTTTGGTGCTATTATGTATCTACGCTCACCATCAGCATATGCTACCAGTGCAATTCGAGCAGATCGGTTAGGATCGTACTCAATGGTTTGAACAGTAGCAGGAACATCATGTTTGTTACGCTTGAAATCGATAATTCGATATCTGCGCTTATGACCTCCACCTCTGTGGCGAGATGTGATACGTCCGTGTCTGTTTCGTCCACCAGAAGAATGCTTTCCAGCCAATAAAGCCTTTAATGGCTTATCAGTTGTAATTTCATCGAATACAGGAGCAATCCTGTGTCGGGTTCCTGGTGTAATTGGTTTTAATTTCTTAGTAGGCATTATTCTCTAATCCTTAAATTTCAGCAAAGAAATCAATTTCGCCTTCTTTGACCGTTACAATGGCTTTTTTCCAGACCTTAGTTCGGCCTCCCTGGTAACCGCTTCTTGTATATCTACCCTTCGGTTTTGAAGGCATTATAGCGGTGTTAACCTTAGCCACTTTTACTCCCGGATAAGTAGATTCAACAGCTTGCTTGATCTCGGGTTTTGTTGCATTTGTAGCAACTTCAAAAGTATACTTTCCAGCTTCCTGAAGCCGACTTAATTTCTCTGTAATTACAGGTCGTTTGATAATACTCATGCTGCAGCCTCTTCAGTTTTTCCTTCAACACTGTTTTCAAGTTTTGCAACCGCACTTTCCTGAATAACAATTACATCTG includes:
- the rplB gene encoding 50S ribosomal protein L2, with the protein product MPTKKLKPITPGTRHRIAPVFDEITTDKPLKALLAGKHSSGGRNRHGRITSRHRGGGHKRRYRIIDFKRNKHDVPATVQTIEYDPNRSARIALVAYADGERRYIIAPNKLKVGDTIIAGETAAPDLGNALPMMKMPPGTFIHNIELQPGQGGTLCRSAGTSAQLLGKQDRYVSVKLPSGEVRLILGTCYATVGNTSNPDHMNTTIAKAGRSRWKGRRPQTRGVAMNPVDHPMGGGEGKASGGHPRSPWGQSAKGKKTRNRNKLSSKYIVRRRKTKKK
- the rplW gene encoding 50S ribosomal protein L23, whose amino-acid sequence is MSIIKRPVITEKLSRLQEAGKYTFEVATNATKPEIKQAVESTYPGVKVAKVNTAIMPSKPKGRYTRSGYQGGRTKVWKKAIVTVKEGEIDFFAEI